Proteins encoded in a region of the Ancylobacter sp. SL191 genome:
- a CDS encoding sugar ABC transporter ATP-binding protein, translating into MTDALPLLDVRGLNKRFYGALALNHASFSLAKGEIHALVGENGAGKSTFIKILAGVYAADEGEIVLDGVPVDPRTQSLPLAFVHQDPALVDDLSVAENIALIAGYPRRRGLIDWRGVTDQTTAIYETMRLPPVDPRRLVATLSTPEKAILNIVRTLTRTPKVLVLDEPTAALPEQDAHRLFDAMRRMREQGASIIYVSHRLHELFGLADRVTVFRDGARVHTARMDEITGGDIVEHMLGRAVDLTHRVHTPVAEVPPVLAVEKLVVGRRGPLDFTLRPGEVLGLVGLRGGGQEAVGRTIFGAMRADSGTITLGDRPLPPDERIADRIAAGIALLAGDRTSESTFPGMTLMENLFPNPHICGRSPFSLTRPDTERRNARARLNHFDVRPRNEAALIDWLSGGNQQKVCLARWLEANARVVILEEPTAGVDIGAKIAIHAMLRDAAASGRAILVISSDLEEVATLCDRALVIDRGRAAGELTGERLTVDGLIALSTLGAACALAPASGG; encoded by the coding sequence ATGACCGATGCTTTGCCGCTGCTGGACGTGCGCGGGCTCAACAAGAGATTTTACGGGGCGCTCGCGCTCAACCATGCGTCCTTTTCGCTCGCCAAGGGCGAGATCCACGCGCTGGTCGGGGAGAACGGCGCGGGCAAATCGACCTTCATCAAGATCCTGGCGGGCGTTTACGCCGCCGACGAGGGGGAGATCGTGCTGGACGGCGTGCCGGTGGACCCGCGCACGCAGTCGCTGCCACTAGCCTTCGTGCATCAGGATCCCGCTCTGGTCGATGATCTCAGCGTGGCCGAGAACATCGCGCTGATCGCCGGCTATCCCCGCAGGCGCGGCCTTATTGACTGGCGCGGGGTCACCGACCAGACGACCGCGATCTATGAGACGATGCGGCTTCCTCCCGTCGACCCGCGCCGCCTCGTCGCAACGCTCTCGACGCCGGAGAAGGCGATCCTGAACATCGTCCGCACCCTGACCCGCACGCCGAAGGTGCTGGTGCTCGACGAGCCCACCGCCGCCTTGCCGGAGCAGGACGCCCACCGGCTGTTCGACGCGATGCGGCGCATGCGCGAGCAGGGGGCGAGCATCATCTATGTCTCGCACCGGCTGCATGAGCTGTTCGGCCTTGCGGACCGCGTCACTGTCTTTCGGGACGGTGCCCGTGTGCATACGGCGCGGATGGATGAGATCACCGGCGGCGATATCGTCGAGCACATGCTGGGGCGCGCGGTCGATCTCACGCATCGGGTCCACACGCCGGTCGCAGAGGTGCCGCCCGTGCTGGCGGTCGAGAAGCTGGTGGTTGGCCGTCGCGGGCCGCTGGATTTCACGCTGAGGCCGGGCGAAGTCCTGGGGCTCGTGGGTCTGCGGGGCGGCGGCCAGGAGGCGGTCGGGCGCACCATTTTCGGCGCGATGCGAGCGGATTCCGGCACGATCACGCTGGGTGACCGGCCCTTGCCGCCCGATGAGCGCATCGCCGACCGGATAGCGGCCGGCATTGCGCTGCTCGCCGGGGATCGAACCAGCGAAAGCACCTTCCCCGGCATGACCCTGATGGAGAACCTGTTCCCCAACCCGCACATATGCGGGCGCTCGCCTTTCAGCCTCACCCGCCCGGACACCGAGCGGCGCAACGCACGGGCACGGCTCAATCATTTCGATGTCCGCCCGCGCAACGAAGCGGCGCTCATCGACTGGCTCAGCGGCGGCAACCAGCAAAAGGTCTGCCTTGCCCGCTGGTTGGAAGCCAATGCGCGGGTGGTGATCCTGGAGGAGCCGACCGCCGGCGTGGATATCGGTGCCAAGATCGCCATCCACGCCATGCTGCGCGACGCGGCCGCCAGTGGACGCGCCATTCTCGTCATCTCCTCCGATCTCGAGGAAGTCGCCACCCTGTGCGACCGCGCGCTCGTCATTGATCGTGGCCGCGCGGCGGGCGAACTCACCGGCGAGCGTCTGACGGTCGATGGACTGATCGCCCTTTCCACTCTGGGCGCCGCCTGCGCCCTTGCCCCCGCTTCCGGAGGATAG
- a CDS encoding ABC transporter permease, with amino-acid sequence MVPATHARLFKALSEFVSNYGLLIVFVLVIVTFATLRPTTFLSVGNIGNLLTSQSITALLAFAVMLPLTTGRFDMSVGYHIGLAHVLMIGLQVNAGMSWPVAAAIVMVTGLAIGLANGILVARLKIDAFIATMGVGSLLYGVSNWYTDGQQIPGFSLPDSFTGLTGSLHGVPITALYVTVVAVLLWVLLERMPVGRSLYVIGSNPRAAELSGLAVPDYVAGAFVGSGFLCALAGILLASILRAATPSVGPEYLLPAFAGVLLGATSIKPGRVNVVGTVLAVLVLAFSFSGVQQLGAAFYVEYFFNGGILILAVSLSVYAAIRRRKAAVAASS; translated from the coding sequence GTGGTCCCGGCAACCCATGCGCGCCTGTTCAAGGCGCTGTCCGAATTCGTCTCGAACTATGGCCTGCTCATCGTCTTCGTGCTGGTGATCGTGACCTTCGCGACGCTGAGGCCCACGACATTCCTGTCCGTCGGCAACATCGGCAATCTGTTGACCAGCCAGTCGATCACGGCGCTGCTGGCCTTTGCGGTCATGCTGCCGCTGACCACCGGACGCTTCGACATGTCGGTGGGCTACCATATCGGCCTCGCCCATGTGCTGATGATCGGCCTGCAGGTGAATGCCGGCATGTCCTGGCCGGTGGCGGCGGCGATCGTGATGGTGACCGGGCTCGCCATCGGGCTCGCCAACGGCATTCTCGTCGCGCGGCTCAAGATCGATGCCTTCATCGCCACGATGGGCGTCGGGTCGCTGCTCTATGGCGTGTCCAACTGGTACACGGACGGGCAGCAGATTCCCGGCTTCAGCCTCCCCGACAGCTTCACCGGCCTGACCGGCTCCCTGCATGGCGTGCCGATTACCGCGCTCTACGTCACGGTCGTCGCAGTGCTGCTTTGGGTGCTGCTCGAGCGGATGCCGGTCGGGCGCAGCCTCTACGTCATTGGCTCGAACCCTCGTGCCGCCGAGCTCTCCGGCCTTGCCGTCCCCGACTATGTGGCGGGCGCCTTTGTGGGCTCCGGCTTCCTCTGCGCGCTGGCGGGCATTCTCCTGGCTTCCATCCTTCGCGCGGCGACCCCCTCCGTGGGGCCTGAATATCTGCTTCCGGCCTTTGCCGGCGTGCTGCTTGGTGCCACTTCGATCAAGCCGGGCCGGGTGAATGTGGTGGGCACCGTGCTCGCCGTGCTGGTTCTCGCCTTCTCCTTCTCCGGCGTGCAGCAACTCGGGGCGGCCTTCTACGTCGAGTACTTCTTCAATGGCGGCATTCTGATCCTCGCGGTCAGCCTCTCCGTCTACGCCGCCATTCGGCGGCGCAAGGCCGCTGTCGCGGCGTCGTCCTGA
- a CDS encoding 3-hydroxyacyl-CoA dehydrogenase: MSRVAIIGCGVVGSSWALVFARAGHAVVVHDPSPDAAKGTLAFVKASLEGNPHAGTILSRIATAGTLEEAVAGADYVQESAPERLPIKQALYAQLDRLVAPGVVIGSSTSGLPASSFTEALATRERCLVVHPINPPHLIPLVELVPAPWTSAEALDTAGNLMTAVGQAPIRLSREINGFVVNRLQSALLGEAFRLVEDGIVSAGDVDKAVADGLGLRWFFMGPFETIDLNAATGVAEYCRNLGPMYYGLAKEQADPREWSAPLVGTIEAERRQATAASALPERRLWRDRWLDALVATKARLREELGR; the protein is encoded by the coding sequence ATGTCTCGTGTCGCCATTATCGGCTGCGGCGTCGTCGGTTCGTCCTGGGCGCTCGTCTTCGCGCGCGCCGGCCATGCTGTCGTGGTTCATGATCCTTCGCCCGACGCGGCGAAGGGCACCCTCGCCTTCGTAAAGGCATCGCTCGAAGGCAATCCTCACGCTGGCACTATCCTGTCGCGCATCGCGACGGCCGGAACGCTGGAGGAGGCCGTCGCCGGTGCCGACTATGTGCAGGAGAGCGCGCCGGAGCGCCTGCCGATCAAGCAGGCCCTCTACGCGCAGTTGGATCGCCTTGTGGCGCCCGGCGTGGTGATTGGCAGCTCGACTTCCGGTCTGCCAGCCTCGTCCTTCACCGAGGCGCTGGCGACGCGAGAGCGTTGCCTCGTCGTCCACCCGATCAACCCGCCGCACCTCATTCCGCTGGTCGAACTGGTGCCCGCGCCATGGACCAGTGCGGAGGCTCTGGACACCGCCGGGAACCTGATGACGGCGGTCGGTCAGGCACCGATCCGGCTGAGCCGGGAGATCAACGGTTTCGTGGTCAACCGCCTGCAAAGCGCGCTGCTGGGCGAAGCCTTTCGTCTCGTCGAGGACGGCATCGTCTCGGCTGGCGATGTGGACAAGGCTGTGGCCGATGGACTGGGGCTACGCTGGTTCTTCATGGGCCCCTTCGAGACCATCGATCTGAATGCCGCCACCGGTGTTGCCGAGTACTGCCGCAACCTTGGCCCGATGTATTACGGCCTCGCCAAGGAGCAGGCGGATCCTAGGGAATGGAGCGCGCCGCTGGTCGGCACGATCGAGGCCGAGCGTCGGCAGGCGACGGCGGCTTCGGCGCTGCCGGAGCGTCGTTTGTGGCGCGACCGCTGGCTCGATGCCCTGGTTGCGACCAAGGCCCGGCTGCGCGAAGAGCTGGGACGATAG
- a CDS encoding FCD domain-containing protein, which translates to MTRPPIHAIKRHRLFDQVAEHLAQMIYSGELKVGDALPSERDLMERFQVGRPAVREALLWLNKKGLISVSGGERARVTEPDPKDILDQLSGAARFLLSQPQGVQLFQQTRLLVEVALAREAARNANDAQIAELRELLAANLASTDIPSFVQTDDSFHFAVARVAGNPVINALYEGVLELLQDQRHTSLKDPRALAAARACHEAIFAAIASHDPDRAEATMRQHLQDVETYYWAVRGQTS; encoded by the coding sequence ATGACCCGACCGCCCATCCACGCCATCAAGCGGCATCGCCTCTTCGACCAGGTCGCCGAACATCTCGCGCAGATGATCTATTCGGGCGAACTCAAGGTCGGGGACGCGCTGCCGTCGGAGCGCGACCTGATGGAGCGCTTTCAGGTCGGGCGGCCGGCCGTGCGCGAGGCGCTGCTCTGGCTGAACAAGAAGGGGCTGATCTCGGTCAGTGGTGGAGAGCGGGCGCGGGTCACGGAGCCCGATCCGAAGGACATTCTGGACCAGCTCTCCGGTGCCGCCCGCTTCCTGCTCTCACAGCCGCAGGGGGTGCAACTCTTTCAGCAGACGCGCCTGCTGGTCGAGGTGGCACTCGCCCGCGAGGCGGCGCGCAACGCGAATGACGCTCAGATCGCGGAGCTGCGCGAGCTATTGGCCGCCAATCTTGCCAGTACCGACATTCCCAGCTTCGTGCAGACGGACGATTCGTTCCACTTCGCGGTGGCGCGCGTCGCCGGCAACCCGGTCATCAACGCGCTCTATGAGGGGGTGCTGGAACTGCTTCAGGACCAGCGTCACACCTCGCTGAAGGATCCGCGGGCCCTTGCTGCCGCCCGCGCCTGCCATGAGGCGATTTTCGCCGCGATCGCCTCTCACGATCCCGACCGCGCCGAGGCGACGATGCGCCAGCATCTGCAGGATGTGGAAACCTATTATTGGGCCGTTCGCGGCCAGACATCGTGA
- a CDS encoding SMP-30/gluconolactonase/LRE family protein produces MSYFEVVDRRFTRFIIPVCQLEKLYTGTLWAEGPVYFADGRFLLFSDIPNDRILRWDELTNTVATFRFPANHTNGHTRDRQGRLVSCEHGGRRVTRTEWDGSITVLADRYEGKRLNSPNDVVVKSDGTIWFTDPPYGILTDYEGNKAESEIGRCNVYRVDPRDCSLAIVADDFDKPNGLAFTPDEQHLLIADSGRSHGAEKPHHVRRFAVSPDNRVTGGEVFAEIDPGIPDGIRFDTEGNLWVCAGDGVHCYDPVGDLLGKILIPEAVANITFGGPKRNRLFIAATTSLYAVHVNARGAQTP; encoded by the coding sequence ATGTCCTATTTCGAGGTGGTGGACCGCCGCTTCACCCGCTTCATCATCCCGGTTTGTCAGCTTGAGAAGCTCTATACCGGCACCCTCTGGGCGGAAGGGCCGGTCTATTTCGCGGATGGCCGCTTCCTGCTGTTCAGCGACATTCCCAATGACCGGATCCTGCGTTGGGACGAACTGACGAACACCGTCGCGACGTTCCGTTTTCCGGCCAACCACACCAATGGCCATACGCGCGACCGCCAGGGGCGGCTGGTCAGCTGCGAGCATGGAGGACGGCGCGTCACGCGCACGGAGTGGGATGGCTCGATCACCGTCCTCGCGGACCGCTATGAGGGAAAGCGTCTAAACTCTCCCAACGATGTCGTCGTGAAGTCGGACGGCACGATCTGGTTCACCGATCCGCCCTATGGCATCCTCACCGACTACGAGGGCAACAAGGCCGAGAGCGAGATCGGGCGCTGCAACGTCTATCGCGTCGATCCCCGCGATTGCAGCCTCGCCATTGTCGCCGATGATTTCGACAAGCCGAACGGCCTTGCTTTCACGCCCGACGAGCAGCACCTGCTCATCGCCGATTCCGGCCGGTCGCACGGCGCGGAAAAGCCCCACCATGTCCGCCGCTTCGCTGTCTCGCCGGACAATCGCGTCACCGGCGGAGAGGTGTTCGCCGAGATTGACCCCGGCATTCCCGACGGCATCCGCTTCGATACAGAGGGCAATCTCTGGGTGTGCGCCGGCGACGGGGTTCATTGCTACGATCCCGTCGGCGATCTGCTCGGCAAGATTTTGATCCCCGAGGCGGTGGCCAACATCACCTTTGGCGGGCCGAAGCGGAACCGGCTGTTCATCGCCGCCACCACCTCGCTCTATGCCGTCCACGTCAATGCGCGCGGCGCCCAGACGCCTTGA
- a CDS encoding aldolase: protein MTDAKLRDDICRFGRSLFERGLTPGSSGNISLRLDDGGWLVTPTNASLGFLDPARITRLDAQGRLVSGDAPTKEIPLHAALYETRTSARAIVHLHSSHSVALSMLPEIDPKAVLPPMTPYYLMRAGQTALVPYYRPGDPAVADAIRGLAGRYSSVLLANHGPVVAGETLEAAVFATEELEETAKLYLLLRGLNPRYLSPEQVADLTRVFGLTLPQDDHGHDHDHSHDHG from the coding sequence ATGACTGACGCCAAGCTCCGCGATGACATTTGCCGCTTCGGGCGCTCGCTGTTCGAGCGCGGGCTAACGCCCGGCTCCTCCGGCAATATCAGCCTGCGGCTCGATGATGGCGGCTGGCTGGTGACGCCGACCAACGCCTCGCTCGGCTTCCTCGACCCGGCGCGGATCACCCGGCTCGATGCGCAGGGACGCTTGGTCTCAGGCGATGCGCCGACGAAGGAGATTCCGCTGCACGCGGCCCTCTATGAGACGCGCACGAGCGCGCGCGCTATCGTCCATCTGCATTCCAGCCACTCGGTGGCGCTGTCGATGCTGCCCGAGATCGACCCGAAGGCGGTGCTGCCGCCGATGACGCCGTATTATCTGATGCGGGCCGGGCAGACCGCGCTCGTGCCCTATTACCGGCCGGGCGACCCGGCGGTGGCCGACGCTATTCGCGGCCTCGCGGGACGTTATTCCTCCGTGCTGCTGGCCAATCACGGCCCGGTCGTCGCCGGCGAGACGCTGGAAGCAGCCGTCTTCGCGACCGAGGAACTCGAGGAAACCGCCAAGCTCTATCTGCTGCTGCGCGGCCTCAACCCGCGCTACCTCTCCCCCGAGCAAGTCGCCGACCTCACCCGCGTCTTCGGCCTCACGCTGCCGCAGGACGACCATGGGCACGATCATGACCACAGCCACGATCACGGGTGA
- a CDS encoding LacI family DNA-binding transcriptional regulator codes for MTARPSAAVTLSDVAREARVGESTASRVLRSQGSFSEKTRKRVAEAAERLGYTPNRIAGTLASTGSRLIGIVVPSFANIVFSDVLSGANRALDAAGFQSVIGLSEYQQEREEHIVRSLLSWRPAGLILAGLEHSPATTAMLRNSGVRIAELLDIDGEGIDIVVGFSNVQAGRASAAFLLSRGYRNIGYVGHDLERDRRAAKRFAGFSAALAEQGISLADHDISPAPSSVEAGQAGLTRLLERGTRLDAVYFSNDDMALGGYFLCQSKGIAIPEKLALFGYNGLDIARFTPLPLSTIRTPRLKIGETGAHLIATGAPPQTVDLGFELIEGATA; via the coding sequence CTGACCGCAAGGCCTTCTGCTGCCGTGACCCTCAGCGACGTGGCGCGCGAAGCCCGGGTCGGCGAAAGCACCGCTTCGCGCGTGCTGCGCAGCCAGGGCTCGTTCTCGGAAAAGACCCGCAAGCGGGTGGCGGAAGCCGCCGAGCGGCTCGGCTACACACCCAATCGCATCGCCGGCACGCTGGCCTCGACCGGCTCGCGGCTGATCGGCATCGTCGTGCCATCCTTCGCCAATATCGTGTTTTCCGACGTGCTGAGCGGCGCCAACCGGGCGCTTGATGCGGCGGGCTTCCAGTCGGTCATCGGTCTCAGCGAGTACCAGCAGGAGCGCGAGGAACACATTGTTCGCTCGCTGCTGTCCTGGCGTCCCGCCGGACTGATCCTCGCCGGCCTCGAGCACAGCCCCGCCACGACGGCGATGCTGCGCAACAGTGGCGTACGCATCGCCGAACTGCTGGACATCGACGGCGAGGGCATCGACATCGTCGTGGGCTTTTCCAACGTGCAGGCCGGCCGCGCCAGCGCCGCGTTCCTGCTGTCGCGCGGCTACCGCAACATCGGCTATGTCGGCCACGATCTCGAACGCGACCGCCGCGCGGCCAAGCGATTCGCCGGCTTCTCCGCGGCCCTCGCCGAGCAGGGCATCTCTTTGGCCGATCATGACATCTCCCCCGCCCCATCCTCGGTGGAGGCCGGGCAGGCCGGGTTGACGCGCCTGCTGGAGCGGGGCACACGCCTCGACGCGGTGTACTTCTCCAATGACGACATGGCGCTGGGCGGCTATTTCCTGTGCCAGTCGAAAGGCATCGCCATTCCCGAGAAACTGGCGCTGTTCGGCTATAACGGCCTCGACATCGCCCGATTCACCCCGCTGCCGCTGTCGACCATCCGCACGCCGCGCCTGAAGATCGGCGAGACCGGCGCGCATCTCATCGCCACGGGCGCGCCACCCCAGACGGTCGATCTGGGCTTCGAGCTCATCGAAGGCGCGACGGCATGA
- a CDS encoding MFS transporter, with translation MNATTQALASAGLDQRDLEKRAYGKVFWRIVPFLMLCYVIAYLDRVNVGFAKLQMSQDLGFSETVFGFGAGIFFLGYFLFEVPSNILLHKIGARVWIARIMVSWGILSACFMFVTSAPMFYVLRFLLGVAEAGFYPGIILYLTYWYPSHRRAKIIAVFMSAIPISGIFGNPLSGWIMDAFHDNGGMAGWQWMFLIEAIPAVLLGIAVYFWLDNSIRGAKWLSEEEKQLLEKEVAEDARTKATPPSVGAVFTDGRVWLMCLIYFSFVTGQYALTFWLPTLVKATGVVGNFNIGLISAIPFLCAVVTMILVGRSADHHRERRWHLIIPATLGAIGFIVAATSSSTVIAIASLSVAAAGVITCAPLFWSLPTAFLSGTAAAAGIAFINSVGNLAGFVSPYLIGFLKDFTGSTQVGMYVLAGFLVIGVIAVLSTPAKLVNR, from the coding sequence ATGAACGCCACGACGCAAGCGCTCGCCAGCGCGGGCCTGGACCAGCGCGATCTCGAGAAGCGGGCCTATGGCAAGGTCTTCTGGCGGATCGTTCCGTTCCTGATGCTCTGCTACGTCATTGCCTATCTCGACCGCGTCAATGTCGGCTTTGCCAAGCTGCAGATGTCGCAGGATCTGGGGTTCAGCGAGACTGTCTTTGGCTTCGGCGCCGGCATCTTCTTCCTCGGCTATTTCCTTTTCGAGGTGCCGAGCAACATTCTGCTGCACAAGATCGGCGCCCGCGTGTGGATCGCCCGGATCATGGTGTCCTGGGGCATCCTCTCGGCCTGCTTCATGTTCGTGACCAGCGCGCCGATGTTCTATGTGCTGCGCTTCCTGTTGGGCGTGGCCGAGGCCGGCTTCTACCCGGGCATCATCCTCTATTTGACCTATTGGTATCCCTCGCACCGCCGCGCGAAGATCATCGCCGTATTCATGTCGGCGATCCCGATCTCCGGCATTTTCGGCAATCCGCTCTCTGGCTGGATCATGGACGCCTTCCATGACAATGGCGGCATGGCCGGCTGGCAGTGGATGTTCCTGATCGAGGCGATCCCGGCCGTCCTGCTCGGCATCGCGGTCTATTTCTGGCTCGACAACAGCATCCGCGGCGCGAAGTGGCTCTCCGAGGAGGAGAAGCAGCTGCTTGAGAAGGAAGTCGCCGAGGACGCGCGCACCAAGGCGACGCCGCCGTCGGTCGGCGCCGTGTTCACCGACGGGCGCGTCTGGCTGATGTGCCTGATCTATTTCTCCTTCGTCACCGGGCAGTATGCGCTGACCTTCTGGCTGCCGACGCTGGTGAAGGCGACGGGCGTGGTGGGCAATTTCAACATTGGCCTCATCAGCGCCATTCCCTTCCTGTGCGCCGTGGTGACCATGATCCTGGTCGGCCGCAGCGCCGATCATCACCGCGAGCGGCGCTGGCATCTCATCATTCCGGCCACGCTGGGGGCGATCGGCTTCATCGTCGCGGCGACGTCGAGCAGCACGGTGATCGCGATCGCCAGCCTCTCGGTGGCGGCGGCCGGCGTCATCACCTGCGCGCCGCTGTTCTGGTCGCTGCCGACGGCGTTCCTCTCGGGCACGGCGGCCGCGGCGGGCATTGCCTTCATCAATTCGGTCGGCAATCTGGCGGGCTTCGTGAGCCCCTATCTGATCGGCTTCCTGAAGGACTTCACCGGCTCGACGCAGGTCGGGATGTATGTGCTGGCCGGCTTCCTTGTCATCGGCGTCATCGCCGTGCTGAGCACGCCCGCCAAGCTCGTCAACCGCTGA
- the ltnD gene encoding L-threonate dehydrogenase, producing the protein MPLRVAVIGLGSMGFGMATSLRRAGFDVTGCDVSAASVERFVAEGGRGARTPAEAAAGADVVVSVVVNAAQTEAILFGAGGVAETLPAGSVFVSSATMDPEIARALAAKLEATGRLYLDAPISGGAQRAANGELTILASGTPAAFTRARPALDAMAAKLYELGDAAGHGAAFKMINQLLAGVHIAAACEAIAFAARQGLDIAKVYEVITQSAGNSWMFENRMPHVLDGDYTPRSAVDIFVKDLGIIQDMARGAKFPVPVSAAALQMFLMTSAAGMGRDDDASVARLYAQVTGTALPGDTSR; encoded by the coding sequence GTGCCGCTCCGCGTCGCGGTGATCGGCCTCGGATCCATGGGCTTCGGTATGGCCACCTCGCTCCGGCGGGCCGGCTTCGATGTGACAGGTTGCGATGTCAGCGCGGCTTCTGTGGAGCGCTTCGTCGCCGAGGGCGGACGGGGCGCCCGCACGCCGGCTGAAGCGGCCGCCGGGGCTGATGTCGTGGTGTCGGTGGTGGTGAACGCCGCTCAGACTGAGGCGATCCTGTTCGGTGCCGGAGGCGTCGCGGAAACGCTGCCGGCCGGCAGCGTCTTCGTGTCCTCCGCCACCATGGACCCGGAGATCGCCCGCGCGCTCGCCGCGAAGCTTGAGGCGACCGGCCGCCTCTATCTCGACGCGCCGATCAGCGGCGGCGCCCAGCGTGCGGCCAATGGCGAGCTCACCATCCTCGCTTCCGGCACGCCCGCCGCCTTCACCCGCGCGCGCCCCGCGCTCGATGCGATGGCCGCCAAGCTCTATGAGCTGGGCGATGCCGCCGGGCACGGCGCGGCCTTCAAGATGATCAATCAGCTGCTCGCCGGCGTGCACATCGCCGCCGCCTGCGAGGCCATCGCCTTCGCCGCCCGGCAGGGGCTGGACATTGCCAAGGTCTATGAGGTCATCACCCAGTCCGCCGGCAATTCCTGGATGTTCGAGAACCGCATGCCGCATGTGCTCGACGGCGATTACACCCCGCGCAGCGCGGTCGACATCTTCGTCAAGGATCTCGGCATCATCCAGGACATGGCGCGCGGTGCGAAGTTCCCGGTGCCGGTGTCCGCTGCCGCGCTGCAGATGTTCCTGATGACCTCGGCCGCCGGCATGGGCCGCGACGACGACGCCTCCGTCGCGCGCCTCTATGCTCAGGTCACCGGGACGGCGCTTCCCGGCGACACGTCGCGCTGA
- the otnI gene encoding 2-oxo-tetronate isomerase codes for MPRFAANLSMMFTEWAFLDRFDAAAEAGFTAVEYLFPYEYPPEAIAERLARNGLTQALFNLPPGDWAAGERGLAALPERFKELEASVETALVYAQATQVKRLHLMAGLADRHAPEACAAYRRAVIHAAGRLAEQGIDLVLEPINGRNMPGYFLNDFNDAAALIAELALPNLKLQFDLYHRQIMHGDVTVALERLMPITGHVQIASVPERHEPGSGELNDAFLFEQLDRLGYDGFIGCEYNPRAGTVAGLSWFAPYARSRK; via the coding sequence ATGCCCCGTTTCGCCGCCAACCTCTCGATGATGTTCACCGAATGGGCTTTCCTCGACCGCTTCGACGCGGCGGCCGAGGCGGGCTTCACCGCGGTGGAGTATCTCTTTCCCTACGAGTACCCGCCCGAGGCGATTGCCGAGCGGCTCGCCCGCAATGGCCTGACGCAGGCGCTATTCAACCTGCCGCCGGGCGACTGGGCGGCGGGCGAGCGTGGCCTCGCGGCGCTGCCCGAGCGCTTCAAGGAGCTGGAGGCTAGCGTCGAGACCGCGCTGGTCTATGCGCAGGCGACGCAGGTGAAGCGGCTGCACCTCATGGCGGGTCTAGCCGATCGCCACGCCCCCGAGGCCTGCGCCGCCTATCGCCGCGCGGTGATCCATGCCGCCGGCCGGCTCGCCGAGCAGGGGATCGACCTCGTGCTCGAGCCGATCAACGGCCGCAACATGCCGGGCTACTTCCTCAACGACTTCAACGACGCGGCCGCGCTGATCGCGGAGCTGGCGCTGCCGAACCTGAAGCTGCAATTCGACCTCTATCACCGCCAGATCATGCATGGCGACGTGACGGTCGCGCTGGAGCGGCTGATGCCGATCACCGGCCATGTCCAGATCGCCAGCGTGCCGGAGCGCCATGAGCCGGGCTCGGGCGAGCTGAACGACGCTTTTCTGTTCGAGCAACTCGACCGGCTCGGCTATGACGGATTCATCGGCTGTGAATACAACCCGCGCGCCGGCACCGTCGCCGGCCTGAGCTGGTTCGCCCCTTACGCACGGAGTCGCAAATGA